Proteins co-encoded in one Leptospira yasudae genomic window:
- a CDS encoding glycosyl hydrolase family 18 protein, translating into MAQKQEDKHNIPEGLSKPVPFQKDSEPKKKILFYSFTWFLLSALSFSLGINLLKKGEASVAGETVRTSSVSIVDGLRDLFFINQPVNNSSQTTEPSSDSSATESKSFFSFGKDDGDMPEATLLPKADDNTTFRASTWFSDYEAMKKTVHLYNEIHPFIYGMKGRETNNGDLYSSWGSTQKHERVAELRKLNPNVKIIPTIFRWENKYEKISENIGMNGRNDIRDRHLANILHEVDTYGYDGIDIDYEGMSCEKKEKFEEFIVILSKEIHKRGKVLSVAVHPKTPAKKESLKACKGLKDKIKMDYAENWRGPMTHDYAFLAKYADRIKIMAYELHPRKYRNPGPGPQAPNIWIKSIIEYAKARVPSRQLYMAIPTYGYDWALNCNAKIKSVYYQDAVRKKDLGIHRQPTNIDQILANTKNSGSWTNLSKFSWVHTGKTYEDPSIWYKSEGCDRVAFYMNRKAFEDKMNLLRQYDLGGFSFWQLISDNDPGINDYLALLVTNKLPPVEKVKEPVKDPNAPATETQQTSPEEANVDRKHTEKFARKQG; encoded by the coding sequence ATGGCACAGAAACAAGAAGACAAACACAACATCCCCGAAGGTTTGAGTAAACCCGTTCCTTTTCAGAAAGATTCAGAACCGAAAAAGAAGATCCTGTTCTATTCTTTTACCTGGTTTTTATTATCTGCCCTTTCTTTTTCTTTAGGAATCAATCTTCTGAAAAAAGGAGAAGCATCCGTCGCGGGTGAAACCGTTCGCACAAGTTCCGTAAGTATCGTAGACGGGCTTCGGGATTTGTTCTTTATCAATCAACCGGTAAACAATTCTTCCCAAACGACGGAACCTTCTTCCGATTCTTCCGCAACGGAATCCAAATCCTTCTTTTCGTTCGGTAAGGACGACGGAGATATGCCGGAAGCTACGCTTCTTCCGAAAGCGGACGACAACACCACATTCCGCGCTTCGACTTGGTTTTCCGATTACGAAGCGATGAAAAAAACCGTCCATCTTTACAACGAAATCCATCCGTTTATCTACGGAATGAAAGGCCGTGAAACCAACAACGGTGATTTGTATTCCAGCTGGGGAAGCACTCAAAAACACGAACGAGTCGCGGAACTTCGCAAACTCAATCCGAACGTTAAAATCATTCCTACGATTTTCCGCTGGGAAAACAAATACGAAAAAATTTCCGAAAACATCGGAATGAACGGACGCAACGATATCCGTGATCGACACCTCGCAAACATTCTTCACGAAGTGGACACGTACGGCTACGACGGAATCGACATCGATTATGAAGGAATGAGCTGCGAGAAAAAAGAGAAGTTCGAAGAATTCATCGTCATTCTTTCCAAAGAGATCCACAAACGAGGAAAGGTTCTTTCCGTCGCGGTTCATCCGAAAACTCCGGCTAAAAAAGAATCCCTGAAAGCCTGCAAAGGTTTAAAGGATAAGATCAAGATGGATTACGCGGAAAACTGGAGAGGGCCGATGACTCACGATTACGCCTTCCTCGCAAAATACGCGGATCGTATTAAGATTATGGCATATGAATTGCATCCTCGTAAATACAGAAACCCCGGTCCGGGACCGCAGGCTCCGAACATCTGGATCAAAAGCATTATTGAATACGCGAAAGCGAGAGTTCCAAGCCGTCAGTTGTATATGGCGATTCCTACCTACGGATACGATTGGGCTCTGAATTGCAACGCGAAGATCAAGTCGGTTTATTATCAGGATGCGGTTCGCAAAAAGGATCTCGGAATCCACAGACAACCGACTAACATCGATCAGATTCTTGCGAACACGAAGAACTCCGGTTCTTGGACGAATCTTTCCAAGTTTTCCTGGGTTCATACCGGAAAGACATACGAAGATCCGAGCATCTGGTATAAATCGGAAGGCTGCGATCGCGTCGCGTTTTACATGAACCGCAAAGCGTTCGAAGATAAGATGAATCTTCTGAGGCAATACGATCTCGGGGGATTTTCCTTCTGGCAGCTGATCAGCGACAACGATCCTGGAATCAACGATTATCTCGCGTTACTCGTTACGAACAAACTTCCCCCCGTGGAAAAAGTCAAAGAGCCGGTAAAAGATCCGAACGCTCCCGCAACGGAAACACAACAAACCTCTCCGGAAGAAGCGAATGTGGACCGTAAACATACGGAGAAATTTGCGAGAAAACAAGGTTAA
- a CDS encoding queuosine precursor transporter: protein MPLSKSVKLFISLNAFFLCFLILAEVTGSKLFVSFGFTLTMGVIPFPVTFIVTDLLNEYYGRKGVRFTTLVGMVMIFLAYFLLMLDMSIPAASNSPVDDHSFNVVFGNSGKVIVGSIVAYLIGQLIDIQIFHFIRVRTQNKYIWLRATGSTIVSQLVDSFVVIYIALGGGKLTFQELNQISTNNFLYKCGVAIAITPLIYGAHRLIDWYLGEEAEKMIQLATKEGRSDTEPLSPG, encoded by the coding sequence ATGCCTCTTTCCAAATCCGTGAAATTATTTATCTCCTTAAACGCGTTCTTTCTCTGCTTTCTGATCTTAGCCGAAGTAACCGGTTCTAAACTTTTTGTCTCCTTCGGCTTTACGCTTACGATGGGAGTGATTCCTTTTCCGGTCACGTTTATCGTAACGGATTTATTAAACGAATACTATGGCAGAAAGGGAGTTCGGTTTACGACCCTCGTGGGAATGGTTATGATCTTTCTGGCCTACTTTCTATTGATGCTGGATATGTCGATCCCCGCGGCCTCCAATTCTCCCGTGGACGATCACTCGTTCAACGTGGTCTTCGGAAATTCCGGAAAAGTCATCGTAGGTTCGATTGTTGCGTATTTGATCGGACAGTTGATCGATATCCAGATCTTTCACTTTATCCGCGTTCGGACCCAAAACAAATACATCTGGCTGCGGGCCACCGGTTCCACCATCGTTTCTCAGCTTGTGGATTCTTTCGTAGTGATCTACATCGCTTTGGGAGGAGGAAAACTTACCTTCCAAGAATTGAATCAAATCTCTACAAACAACTTCCTCTACAAATGCGGCGTTGCGATCGCGATCACTCCTCTGATTTATGGAGCGCACCGTTTGATTGACTGGTATTTAGGGGAAGAAGCGGAGAAGATGATCCAATTAGCGACCAAGGAAGGACGCTCCGATACGGAACCCCTTTCTCCGGGTTGA